Proteins found in one Candidatus Thermoplasmatota archaeon genomic segment:
- a CDS encoding elongation factor EF-2, translating to MGRKEDNIKRAKDLMNKLDHIRNIGTAAHIDHGKTTFSDNLLAGCGMMSEELAGKQLVLDYDEQEQARGITINAAAASMVHTFEGKDYLINLIDTPGHVDFGGDVTRAMRALDGCIVLVCAVEGAMPQTETVIRQALHEKVKPVLFINKVDRLINELRVTPEEMQQRFVKIITRFNELVNKTVPEEFKGKWNVKVEEGTVAFGSAFYNWAISAPYMKKSGLSFKDIYEYCRKNDQKTLAKKLPIHEVILDMVVDNLPSPAQAQKYRIPHIWKGDLDSEIGRSMVECKDTGPLALMVTKIIIDPHAGECVVGRVFSGKVERGQEVYVAGMPKPNRVQQVNLMVGADRIPVDFVSAGNIVALTGVRDAIAGSTVTSLPDVEPFEKIVHISEPVVTVAVEAKNAKDLPKLIEVLRMISKADPSIQVTINQETGENLMSGMGELHLEITEYRIRNEHKVDIVCSEPIVVYRESVGKKSPEAFEGKSPNKHNRFYIEVEPLPENVVKAIYNGDIPENVKKFKKETARLLQDLGMDKEVAKGVFGICGLNMISDVTKGIQYLFETRELIKEAFDEVMKSGPIASEPCQGILVKLVDAKLHEDAIHRGPAQVIPAVRNAIYGAITISDPILLEPMQKVFISTPQEIMGDATRELNQRRAVIRDMITEGDTVNIDAKAPVADMFGFASAIRSATGGRVLWNTENMGFEPLPRNLQPQVVKQIRERKGLKPEPYPASYYMG from the coding sequence ATGGGACGAAAAGAGGATAACATTAAGAGAGCAAAGGATTTGATGAATAAACTTGATCATATTCGCAACATTGGTACAGCTGCGCACATAGATCATGGCAAGACTACTTTTTCAGATAATCTGCTTGCTGGTTGTGGTATGATGAGTGAAGAACTCGCTGGTAAACAACTAGTTTTGGATTATGATGAGCAGGAGCAGGCTAGGGGTATTACGATTAATGCTGCTGCTGCTTCAATGGTTCACACATTTGAAGGAAAAGATTATTTAATCAATCTTATTGACACACCCGGGCATGTTGATTTTGGAGGTGATGTAACTCGTGCTATGCGTGCCCTTGATGGATGCATTGTTTTAGTTTGTGCAGTAGAGGGGGCTATGCCTCAGACTGAGACTGTTATAAGACAGGCGCTTCATGAGAAGGTTAAACCTGTTTTGTTTATAAACAAGGTTGATCGTTTGATTAATGAGCTACGTGTTACACCTGAGGAGATGCAGCAGCGTTTTGTGAAGATTATTACGAGATTTAATGAGTTGGTTAATAAAACAGTACCTGAGGAGTTCAAAGGCAAATGGAATGTTAAAGTTGAGGAGGGTACTGTTGCTTTTGGTTCTGCTTTTTACAACTGGGCTATTTCTGCGCCTTATATGAAAAAATCAGGGCTCAGTTTTAAGGACATATATGAGTATTGTAGGAAGAATGATCAGAAAACATTGGCGAAGAAACTTCCTATACACGAAGTTATACTTGATATGGTCGTAGATAATTTACCATCGCCTGCTCAGGCGCAAAAATATAGGATACCACATATCTGGAAGGGTGATCTAGATAGCGAGATTGGTAGAAGCATGGTTGAATGCAAGGACACTGGTCCTCTTGCTTTGATGGTTACTAAGATCATTATTGATCCTCATGCTGGTGAGTGTGTTGTTGGTAGGGTGTTCAGCGGGAAAGTTGAGCGTGGACAGGAAGTTTATGTCGCGGGTATGCCCAAGCCTAACCGTGTTCAACAAGTTAATCTCATGGTTGGTGCTGATAGGATACCTGTTGATTTTGTTAGCGCTGGTAACATCGTTGCTCTAACTGGTGTTAGGGATGCGATTGCTGGTAGCACAGTTACATCTCTTCCTGATGTAGAGCCTTTTGAGAAGATTGTACACATCTCAGAACCTGTTGTTACAGTGGCTGTTGAGGCAAAGAATGCTAAGGATCTGCCCAAATTGATAGAAGTGCTCCGTATGATCTCAAAGGCCGATCCTAGTATACAGGTTACTATTAATCAGGAGACTGGTGAGAACCTTATGTCTGGTATGGGTGAACTGCATCTTGAGATCACAGAATATAGGATTAGAAATGAGCATAAAGTTGACATTGTTTGTTCAGAACCAATAGTGGTATACAGAGAGAGTGTAGGCAAGAAAAGCCCTGAGGCTTTTGAGGGAAAATCACCAAACAAGCATAACCGTTTCTACATAGAGGTTGAGCCGCTTCCTGAGAATGTTGTGAAGGCGATATATAACGGTGATATACCTGAGAATGTTAAGAAATTTAAGAAAGAAACAGCGAGGTTATTGCAGGATCTTGGTATGGATAAGGAGGTTGCGAAAGGAGTATTTGGTATATGTGGTCTTAATATGATCTCTGATGTGACAAAAGGTATTCAGTATCTTTTTGAGACAAGGGAGCTTATCAAGGAGGCTTTTGATGAGGTTATGAAAAGTGGTCCTATTGCGTCAGAGCCTTGTCAGGGGATATTAGTTAAACTGGTTGATGCCAAGTTGCATGAGGATGCTATACATCGTGGTCCCGCTCAGGTTATACCAGCTGTTAGAAACGCTATATATGGTGCTATAACTATATCTGATCCGATACTGCTTGAGCCCATGCAGAAGGTTTTCATTAGCACGCCACAGGAGATCATGGGGGATGCGACAAGGGAGCTTAATCAGAGACGTGCAGTAATACGTGATATGATAACGGAGGGGGATACAGTTAATATAGATGCTAAAGCACCTGTTGCTGATATGTTTGGTTTTGCATCAGCAATACGCTCAGCTACGGGTGGTCGTGTTCTTTGGAACACAGAAAACATGGGGTTCGAGCCTTTACCGAGGAATTTACAGCCACAGGTCGTTAAACAAATCAGGGAGAGAAAAGGTTTGAAACCAGAGCCTTACCCAGCTAGTTACTATATGGGGTAA
- a CDS encoding rhomboid family intramembrane serine protease, whose translation MGMIFLSLQPISIFSILAICIMISALVIAYFKKWMITYAILIANLVVFIITLVFQEKIYGHLVSTIIIDLGFRPIYLSLDYLPKIYTLFTSMFVHSGFFHIFGNMIIFFFMGMAFEQRIGAKKFLAIYLVTGVCGALTHSLLNLGSDILLVGASGAIFGILGAFAYSYPRDEVVMPIPIGIMFIMRIKVLYAAIIFAVFETIIVWLDVQDTTAHYAHLGGLISGVILAALLIRTKRPEGDTSSATISYDSYATQKPGKINFSSLRELATTPELKDMLNRIEHETVPQVRDIWFEHFIEKTRCPRCGKTLNHFDKDIWCESCGFKIRY comes from the coding sequence ATGGGAATGATATTTCTTTCTTTGCAACCGATTTCTATATTTTCTATATTAGCGATTTGTATAATGATCAGTGCACTTGTTATCGCTTATTTTAAAAAATGGATGATAACGTATGCGATACTTATAGCAAATCTAGTTGTTTTTATTATTACCTTAGTTTTTCAGGAAAAGATTTATGGCCATTTGGTTAGTACAATAATTATTGATTTGGGTTTTAGACCCATTTATCTATCACTGGATTATTTGCCAAAGATTTACACATTGTTCACATCAATGTTTGTTCATAGCGGTTTTTTTCATATTTTTGGTAACATGATAATTTTTTTCTTCATGGGCATGGCTTTTGAGCAGAGGATAGGTGCAAAGAAATTTTTAGCGATATATCTAGTGACCGGTGTTTGTGGTGCATTGACTCATTCGTTACTTAATCTTGGATCAGATATTTTACTTGTTGGTGCATCTGGCGCTATTTTTGGTATACTAGGTGCTTTCGCCTATTCTTATCCACGAGATGAGGTTGTTATGCCGATACCGATTGGCATAATGTTCATCATGCGGATTAAGGTGTTGTATGCTGCTATTATTTTTGCAGTCTTTGAAACCATAATAGTATGGCTTGATGTTCAGGATACAACTGCACACTATGCTCACCTAGGTGGTTTAATCAGCGGTGTTATTTTAGCTGCGTTGCTTATAAGAACTAAAAGACCCGAAGGTGATACATCATCTGCAACTATCTCTTATGACTCTTATGCAACTCAGAAACCAGGGAAAATAAATTTTTCCAGCCTAAGAGAGCTGGCAACTACGCCTGAGCTTAAGGATATGTTAAACCGAATAGAACACGAGACAGTACCACAGGTTAGAGACATATGGTTTGAGCATTTCATAGAAAAAACTAGATGCCCTAGATGCGGGAAAACTTTGAATCATTTTGACAAGGATATTTGGTGTGAAAGCTGTGGTTTTAAAATACGATATTAA
- a CDS encoding transglutaminase-like domain-containing protein, whose amino-acid sequence MNKKIVVTLVLLIIFLINCTTGCMDYFGLNDGGLTYEKQPVKISYNIRYGYEIDCSGTGSFRINYECDLPEVLIGSAITKQIIYPYNYTTINLANNAIAQWNISGKNKNSYKLGVSATVVAEGVLVSDLNGVDALTLDEIKTFYPDVFSQYTKEQSVNNTIYIDPNNEYIKLVAQNIKNQANTNNSFVIAKKLFIWLKQNTSYRTHITDVSVQPAGMTITEKTGDCDDLSFLYISLCRSVGIPARFIRGFLVDLTNNNVTGAVAHAWVEVFVGGNIGNSGWIPVECACPSKDMNIQVNQNFGVETADHLRLFQDDGSNMSMNMSISGPKVFYENHMHIDMTPFVEIEDFEVLEEKMLFVDSKGYRTYKTL is encoded by the coding sequence ATGAACAAAAAAATAGTTGTTACACTGGTTCTGCTCATAATTTTTTTAATAAATTGTACAACAGGATGCATGGATTATTTTGGTTTAAATGATGGTGGTTTAACTTATGAGAAGCAACCAGTGAAAATCTCATATAACATAAGATATGGTTATGAGATAGATTGCAGTGGCACCGGAAGTTTCAGGATAAACTATGAGTGTGATCTACCAGAAGTACTAATCGGATCTGCAATAACAAAACAGATAATATACCCTTATAATTATACAACTATAAATTTGGCGAACAATGCAATTGCGCAGTGGAATATTAGCGGGAAAAACAAAAATAGTTATAAACTTGGTGTTAGTGCGACTGTCGTCGCAGAAGGGGTTCTTGTATCTGATCTTAATGGCGTTGATGCATTAACTTTAGATGAAATCAAAACTTTTTATCCAGATGTTTTCAGTCAATATACAAAAGAACAGTCAGTAAACAACACTATTTACATAGACCCAAATAATGAGTATATAAAATTAGTTGCCCAAAACATAAAAAACCAAGCAAATACAAACAATTCTTTTGTTATAGCGAAAAAACTTTTTATCTGGCTTAAACAAAACACAAGTTATAGGACGCATATTACTGATGTCAGCGTACAGCCAGCTGGTATGACGATAACTGAGAAAACAGGTGACTGCGATGACCTATCATTTTTGTACATATCACTATGTCGTTCAGTTGGCATACCAGCGAGGTTCATAAGAGGATTCCTGGTTGATTTAACTAACAATAATGTGACTGGTGCTGTTGCACATGCTTGGGTAGAGGTTTTCGTTGGCGGAAATATTGGTAACAGTGGTTGGATCCCGGTTGAATGCGCATGCCCCTCAAAGGATATGAATATACAGGTTAACCAGAATTTTGGTGTAGAGACAGCTGATCATTTACGTTTATTCCAGGATGATGGTAGTAATATGTCAATGAACATGTCGATCTCTGGACCAAAAGTTTTCTATGAAAATCATATGCATATAGATATGACGCCTTTTGTTGAAATAGAGGATTTTGAGGTTTTAGAAGAAAAAATGCTTTTTGTTGATTCAAAAGGTTATAGAACATATAAAACTCTGTAA
- a CDS encoding 30S ribosomal protein S12: MGKGINAARKLKKNRKKQRWSSRYYKRRVLKLKQKADPLEGVPQAKGIVIEKVGVEAKQPNSAIRKCVKVQLIKNGRQITAFAPGNKAIGFIDEHDEVLVEGIGGRMGRSYGDIPGVRFKVIKVNDVSLQELVEGKIEKPMRR; this comes from the coding sequence ATGGGAAAAGGAATCAATGCTGCAAGAAAACTAAAGAAAAACCGTAAAAAACAACGTTGGAGTAGTAGATACTATAAAAGGCGTGTATTAAAACTTAAACAAAAAGCAGATCCACTTGAGGGAGTGCCACAGGCAAAGGGTATAGTAATTGAAAAAGTTGGTGTAGAAGCAAAACAGCCTAACTCAGCGATTCGTAAATGCGTCAAGGTGCAGCTTATAAAGAATGGTAGGCAGATCACTGCTTTTGCTCCTGGTAACAAAGCGATTGGTTTCATTGATGAGCATGATGAGGTACTTGTTGAGGGTATTGGTGGTAGGATGGGTAGAAGCTACGGTGATATCCCTGGTGTTAGATTCAAGGTTATTAAAGTTAATGATGTGTCTCTTCAGGAGCTAGTTGAGGGTAAGATTGAGAAACCAATGAGAAGATAG
- the dph5 gene encoding diphthine synthase gives MNKGRLTFVGLGLYDEKDISLKGLDEIKNCDKVYAEFYTAKLVGTDIKKIEKTVGKNIEVLSRDETEKGDIILDFAKNKKVVFLTCGDPMAATTHVDLRLRAASKGIETKIVHGSSIMTAVPGLLGLQNYKFGRTTTLVFPEKNYFPISPYEVIRDNKKMGLHTLVLLDIQADKNRFMTANEGLELLLQMEKKQKENVLSEDSVVCVVAHAGSDKPLVVANSIVFLEKMDFGPPLHTIVVPGNLHFMEIESLIRFAGLPIMLGEKCKN, from the coding sequence ATGAATAAAGGCAGATTAACGTTTGTTGGACTTGGTCTTTACGACGAGAAAGACATATCATTAAAGGGTTTGGATGAAATCAAAAACTGCGATAAGGTTTACGCTGAGTTCTATACTGCAAAGCTTGTTGGTACAGATATAAAAAAGATTGAAAAAACCGTTGGTAAAAATATAGAAGTATTGTCTAGAGATGAAACTGAGAAAGGTGATATAATCCTGGATTTTGCTAAAAACAAAAAGGTTGTTTTTTTGACTTGTGGTGATCCTATGGCTGCTACTACTCATGTTGATCTGAGACTTAGAGCTGCCAGCAAGGGTATTGAAACAAAGATAGTACATGGTAGTAGTATTATGACTGCTGTACCAGGTTTGCTTGGTTTGCAAAATTACAAGTTTGGTAGGACAACAACATTGGTTTTTCCTGAAAAAAATTATTTTCCAATCAGCCCATATGAGGTTATTAGGGATAATAAAAAGATGGGGTTGCATACGCTTGTTCTTCTTGATATACAGGCAGATAAAAACAGGTTTATGACTGCTAACGAAGGGTTGGAGCTGCTTTTACAGATGGAGAAAAAGCAAAAAGAAAATGTTCTGAGTGAGGATAGCGTGGTTTGTGTTGTAGCCCATGCTGGCTCAGATAAACCACTTGTTGTTGCTAACAGTATTGTTTTCTTGGAAAAAATGGATTTTGGTCCTCCTCTTCACACGATTGTTGTACCTGGTAATCTGCATTTTATGGAAATAGAATCATTAATAAGGTTTGCTGGTTTGCCAATTATGTTGGGTGAGAAATGCAAAAACTAA
- a CDS encoding DUF87 domain-containing protein, producing the protein MPQQKEDFVGVIYGDVGSTEFNFTVNSQGIRKFDYIAAPHREGYILAQVMDIKRYSDLKFEEASTLKSSGEIPYIKSDLSAYAGVIGYRDKSGNLQVPRTPFEAGSKIIPADEGLIRHVLNLHADKESGAYIGLLKGHNLPVYLNIDSMVQKHVCILAKTGGGKSYACGVLVEEMLKKKVPLVIIDTHGEYVSLKHPNKEKKDQKNMERFNVKPREYSSQIVEYTPLSSRTDVEHLTLTGVNLEAREIIDLLSAKLSGPQIGVLYQAIKEVKEFKKVYTIRDIIDAVNHSKSGAKWNVIASLESLESIGVFSEKGTDTHEIVQKGRCSIINMKGVPPDIQEVVVARLTKELFEDRKSGKIPPFLLIVEEAHNYCPERGFGNAVSSSMLRTVASEGRKFGMGLCVVSQRPAKIDKNIISQCNTNIILKVTNPNDLKAIVQSVEGLTTHTADEIQRLPVGVALISGASIQIPIMVDIRTRETSHGGKSVTIFRGESESNYVPKIPKMPAPTPQQQEKPPTQSQPQKSNNFTKKAENVHRVANRLGWVSTTKPDDTISFLAKEAEKMKENVYRYLESLDKLGENFCHENNPECVRCPMNQGCKYHRTRMVKKGFFRR; encoded by the coding sequence ATGCCTCAGCAAAAAGAAGATTTTGTCGGTGTTATATACGGAGATGTTGGTTCAACTGAGTTTAATTTTACTGTTAATAGTCAGGGTATACGCAAGTTTGACTACATTGCTGCACCACACAGAGAAGGATACATACTAGCGCAAGTTATGGATATTAAAAGGTATTCTGATCTAAAGTTTGAGGAGGCATCGACTCTTAAAAGCAGTGGAGAAATACCATATATTAAAAGCGACCTCTCAGCTTATGCTGGTGTAATTGGTTATAGGGATAAATCAGGTAACCTGCAGGTTCCCCGCACCCCTTTTGAGGCTGGTAGTAAAATAATACCTGCTGATGAAGGCTTGATTAGGCATGTGCTTAATCTACATGCGGATAAGGAGAGCGGTGCGTACATCGGCCTGTTGAAGGGTCATAATCTACCTGTCTATCTTAATATAGACTCAATGGTTCAAAAACATGTGTGCATATTAGCTAAAACAGGTGGGGGAAAAAGTTATGCCTGTGGTGTACTTGTTGAAGAGATGTTGAAAAAAAAGGTGCCTCTTGTTATAATTGATACACATGGTGAATATGTTTCGTTAAAGCATCCTAACAAAGAAAAAAAAGATCAAAAGAACATGGAGAGGTTTAATGTTAAACCACGTGAGTATTCTAGTCAAATAGTTGAGTATACGCCTCTTAGTAGTCGTACTGACGTAGAGCATCTCACACTAACTGGTGTAAACCTTGAGGCGCGAGAGATAATAGATCTGCTCTCAGCTAAACTCTCAGGTCCACAAATAGGTGTTTTGTATCAAGCTATAAAAGAAGTTAAAGAGTTTAAAAAAGTTTATACAATCAGGGATATAATAGATGCGGTTAACCATAGTAAAAGTGGTGCGAAATGGAATGTTATAGCATCTCTTGAATCACTAGAATCAATAGGTGTTTTTTCTGAAAAAGGTACTGATACACATGAGATCGTCCAGAAAGGGAGATGCTCGATAATCAACATGAAGGGTGTACCACCTGATATACAGGAGGTTGTTGTTGCACGTCTTACAAAAGAGTTGTTTGAGGATCGTAAATCAGGGAAGATACCTCCGTTTCTATTGATTGTTGAAGAGGCACATAACTACTGCCCGGAGAGAGGTTTTGGTAACGCTGTTTCTTCTAGTATGCTTAGAACAGTTGCATCTGAGGGGCGAAAGTTTGGTATGGGTCTTTGTGTTGTTAGTCAACGTCCAGCAAAAATCGACAAAAACATAATATCACAATGCAACACAAACATTATTTTGAAGGTAACAAACCCAAATGATTTGAAAGCTATTGTTCAATCAGTTGAGGGGTTAACTACCCACACAGCTGATGAGATACAGAGGCTACCTGTTGGTGTCGCTCTCATATCTGGTGCATCCATACAGATACCTATAATGGTTGATATACGGACGAGAGAGACAAGTCATGGTGGTAAATCAGTTACTATATTCAGAGGTGAAAGCGAATCAAATTATGTACCAAAGATACCTAAGATGCCTGCACCCACGCCTCAGCAACAAGAAAAACCTCCTACACAAAGCCAACCTCAGAAAAGCAATAATTTTACTAAAAAAGCAGAAAACGTACACAGAGTAGCAAACAGGTTAGGTTGGGTTTCTACTACCAAACCAGATGACACGATAAGTTTCTTAGCTAAAGAGGCTGAGAAAATGAAGGAAAACGTCTACCGCTACCTGGAATCTCTGGATAAACTAGGCGAAAACTTCTGCCATGAAAACAACCCAGAATGCGTCAGATGCCCGATGAACCAGGGATGCAAATACCACAGAACACGTATGGTGAAAAAAGGTTTTTTTAGAAGATAA
- a CDS encoding 30S ribosomal protein S7: protein MVDGKRSKDENDFFPVLSKYDMSTVKIEDAGLAKYINLDINKVFLGGVYANKIFGKSKMSIVERLINNLMRTENYNGKKTKAYKVVREAFNIIDSKTKTNPIQVLVDALQNAAPKEETTRLQYGGISVPKAVDVAPQRRLDLAIRNICMGAISATRGNKKRIEDCLAEEIIKASKNDATSFAIAKKNDVERIAKSAR from the coding sequence ATGGTAGATGGAAAAAGAAGCAAGGATGAGAATGATTTTTTCCCGGTTTTGTCAAAGTATGATATGAGTACTGTTAAAATTGAGGATGCTGGTCTTGCTAAATATATTAATCTAGATATCAATAAAGTTTTTTTAGGTGGTGTTTATGCCAACAAGATTTTTGGTAAATCTAAGATGTCTATAGTTGAGCGTTTGATAAATAACTTGATGCGCACAGAAAATTATAATGGTAAAAAAACTAAGGCGTATAAGGTTGTTAGAGAGGCTTTTAATATTATTGATAGTAAGACTAAAACTAATCCTATTCAGGTTCTTGTGGATGCGCTTCAGAATGCTGCGCCTAAGGAGGAGACAACTAGGTTGCAGTATGGTGGTATATCTGTTCCAAAGGCTGTTGACGTTGCTCCGCAGAGACGTCTTGATTTAGCTATTAGAAATATTTGTATGGGTGCTATTTCTGCGACCCGGGGTAACAAAAAACGTATTGAGGATTGTCTAGCTGAGGAGATTATAAAGGCGTCTAAGAATGATGCTACCTCTTTTGCTATAGCGAAGAAAAACGATGTTGAGCGTATCGCCAAATCAGCTAGGTAA
- a CDS encoding presenilin family intramembrane aspartyl protease: protein MNEPKNASRDFFPIFLMAVLFIFIQGLALLIVKPFVAAGMQAFDDVNDPLNLAYILITLLVVTGIILIIAKYWKKKILHILLLGAIGYTIFFAFFLPIYGIFLPDLPLWFYLFISALSTAILLLALIKFPEWYVIDICGIMVGASAIAILGISLGILLVIILLLCLIVYDAISVYKTKHMIDLADTVIDLKLPVLLVVPKIRHYSLIKETKSLKEKLKTGEERDAFFMGLGDVVMPGLLVASVYRFIENGLPIALSVMAGTLVGFAILMFFVIKGKPQAGLPCLAGGAILGYMISSLYYHGQLVGLNFFF from the coding sequence ATGAACGAGCCTAAAAATGCATCCAGAGATTTTTTCCCAATTTTTTTGATGGCGGTTTTATTCATTTTTATACAAGGGCTGGCTTTGTTGATAGTAAAACCTTTTGTTGCAGCTGGCATGCAAGCATTTGATGATGTAAACGATCCATTGAATCTAGCATATATTCTAATTACATTATTGGTTGTAACAGGTATTATATTAATTATTGCAAAATACTGGAAAAAAAAGATTTTACACATCCTTCTTTTGGGTGCGATTGGTTACACAATTTTTTTTGCTTTTTTCTTACCAATTTATGGTATTTTTTTACCTGATTTGCCGCTATGGTTTTATCTATTTATCTCAGCTTTATCAACAGCTATCTTATTATTAGCATTGATTAAATTCCCAGAGTGGTACGTAATCGATATATGTGGGATTATGGTTGGTGCAAGCGCCATCGCAATACTCGGTATCTCTCTAGGCATACTTTTAGTAATAATCCTATTGTTATGTCTTATTGTTTATGATGCGATATCCGTTTATAAAACAAAACACATGATTGATCTAGCTGACACTGTAATAGACCTTAAACTACCTGTTCTTCTAGTTGTACCAAAAATCAGACATTATTCACTTATAAAAGAAACTAAAAGCCTGAAAGAAAAACTAAAAACCGGTGAAGAAAGAGATGCTTTTTTCATGGGACTTGGTGATGTTGTGATGCCGGGTCTTCTTGTTGCATCTGTTTATCGTTTTATAGAAAACGGTTTGCCGATAGCTCTCTCTGTTATGGCTGGTACACTTGTGGGTTTCGCAATATTGATGTTTTTTGTTATAAAAGGCAAACCACAAGCAGGACTACCATGCCTAGCAGGTGGCGCTATACTAGGATATATGATATCGAGTCTTTATTACCATGGTCAACTAGTTGGTCTCAACTTTTTTTTCTAA